The genomic stretch CGACGGTGAGCGTCACGGGCTCGACGCCGCCCGCCTTGTCGGCGGCTCCTCCGGTGCTGCATCCCGCCGCCAGGGTCAGTCCGAGAACTGCCGCGGCCAGCCGTGTCGTTGCCCGCATCGGTACCGTTCCTCCGTCCTTCGTGCGGTCAGCGGGCCGGCACGCTGATCCGGCCTGCCACGATCTGCGCCTTGAGCGCTTCGAGGCGCGGCACGACGTCGTCGGCGTGGCCACCCGAAGTCGTGTAGCCCACGCCGTTGTTGGCCAGGTCGAAACGGATCTCTCCGGGCCGGAAGTCGCCGCGGTGGGCGTCGACGATGATCCGGCGGACCGCCAGGTCCAGGCGTTTGATCATCGAGGTGAGGATGACGTCCCGCACCTCAGGTGCCGCGGTGCGGTACTGGTCGACGTCGACCCCCACCGCCAGCCCGCCGGCTTTCCGGGCCGCGTCGAACACGCCCGGCCCGGAGAGACCGGCGGCCTGATACACGACGTCGACGCCGGTGGAGTACATCTCCGTGGCGATGCGCCGGGCCCGCTCGGGGTCGTCGAAGCCGCCGGGACCGTCGTCGATCCAGGCGTTGTCCACCGTCACGTCCGGCCGCACCGCAAGCGCGCCGGCGGTGTAGCCCGCGCGGAAGCCCTCCAGTTCGCGGGTGCGCATGCCGCCCAGGAAGCCGATGCGTCCGGTGCGGGACTTCAGGGCCGCGGCGGCGCCGACGAGGTAGGACCCCTCGGGTGCGGCGAAGACGAGGTTGGCGATGTTGGGGCCGGTGATCTCGCGGGCGTCGGCGACGGCGAACCGGACGGCGGGGAAATCGGCCGCGACGGTGGCGAGCGGGCCCGCGTACTCGCCGCTCACCGCGACGACCAAGTCACAGCCCTCAGCGGCGAGTTGCCGGAGCCGCTCCGCCTTGTGGTCTTCGGTGTCCTCGTCACCCGGGGAGAGCTCGACGACCTGCCGTGGGCCCAGCCCCACTTCCGCGCGTGCCTCGTCGACGCCGGCCGCGGCCAGGTCGTTCAGCCAGTTGTCGCCGCGGCCCGGCCATCCGTAGGCCACGCCGACCGCACAGCCGCCCGCGTCCCGGGCGCCGCTGCCGCAGGCCGTGCCGCCCGTGAGCAGCACGACCAGCGACAGCGCGACCCCCGTCCATCGGCGCACCGTTCGCACCTCCCCCTTGTCCCTACCGGTACGACGGGTGTGCCGCCGACCAGTACGACGCTACGGACGGACCGTCCCGCCGGCATCCGTGCTACCTCTGAACCCGGGGCGGCGGGGATGCCGTCACGGCTGCCGCAGGGCGTCCGGATGGGCGCGCAGATAGGTGAGCACGACGAGGACCCGCCGGTGCGCGTCCGCGTGGTCGGCGAGGCCCAACTTCTGGAACACGCGGGTCACATGGGCCTCGACGGTGCGCTCGGTGATGAACAGCCGCATCCCGATGGCCTTGTTGGACAGCCCTTCGGCTACCAGTCCGAGCACTTCGTGCTCGCGCGGCGACAACTCCTGGAGCGGGTCGAGGTGGCGTCGGCGGTTCATCAGCCGGCTGACGATGGCGGGGTCGATCACTGTCTCGTCGTCGCGGATCCGGCGCAGTGCGTCGGTGAGGACCGCCACGTCGGACACCCGCTCCTTCAACAGGTACCCGACGCCTTCGGGGCGCTCCTCGATCAGCCGGAGCGCGTAGCTGGGCTCGATGTACTGGGAGAGCACCAGCACTCCGGTCCCGGGCTGCTCGGCCCGGATGCGCTGGGCCGCGACGAGTCCTTCGTCGGTGTGGGTGGGCGGCATGCGGATGTCGACGACCACGGCGTCCGGTCGCGCCACGCGGGTCCGGGCGACCAGATCGTCCCCGTCCTCGGCCTGTCCCACGACATCGTGGCCGGCGTCCTGGAGCAGCCGGGCGATTCCCTCTCGGGTGAGCATCGTGTCGTCGGCCACGACTAATCGCATGGAAACCCCACCCGTGTGCCGTCCTGCGTGTTCTCGATCCACCCGCCCAGCGCGCCGACCCGGTCGGCGACCCGATCGTACGGGTCGAGCGTCACTCCTTGGAGGTGGACGACCACATTCGGCTCATCTCGTTCGACACGGACCTCGACGAAGGGCGCTCTGTGGCGCTGAGCGGCGTCCACGGCCGCGCCGACGACGGCGTACACCGCCCGCTCGACGGCGTGCGGCAGCCGCTCCGGCGGCACGGCCTCGATCTGCACGGGTACGGACGCCCGGTCGGCGAGCGTCCACAGCGCGGGCTCGAGTCCCGCCTCGTGCAGGACGACGGGGAAGATGCCGTGGGCCGTCTCGCGCAGCTCGGCCAGGACCGCGAGTGCCTCTTCCACGGCGTCCGCCAGCTCGGGGGCGCGTGGATCACCGGCGGCCGCCGCGGCGTTGTGCGCGAGCCGCAGTTCGTAGGTGACGGCCAGCAGCCATTGCTGGGCGCCGTCGTGCAGATCGCGTTCGAGGCGGCGCCGTGCCTCGTCGCCGGTCTCGACAATGCGGGCGCGCGCGGAGCGGAGCTGGGCCAGCCGGGCCAGCAGGGAGGCACGCAGCCGCTCGTTGTCGATGGCGAGCCGGGCCGCGGAGCCGATCTGCTGCTCCAGCTGCCTGTCGTGGGCGTCGGCCCGGTGGTGCACGACGACCGCGATCGGCTCGCCGCCCCGGTGGATCGCGGTCACCACCCGCTCGCGATCGGCCGCGGGCCGTGCCGGGGCGCCGGTGGCGTCGACGTAGCCGTCGGATTCCGGCAGCCGGTACAGCACCTCCAGCCGGGCGTCGCCGAGGGCGTCGGCCAGGGCAGCCCGGAGCGAACCGGGCGGTGGGGCGGCGCCCAGTCCGGCGGCCAGCCGGGCGACGGCGATCCGGCGGCGGCGCTGGCGCACGGCCCACCAGCCGAGACCGAGGACGACAAGGGTCAGGGCGGCGGCCCGAGCGACGAACAGCGCGGCGAAGGGCTGCCGGGCCGGGTCCTCCGCCCGATGCGCGAGGAGCGTCGCGGCGTACGCCGCCTCGGCGAGGCCCGCGACGGCGACGGGTATCAGGACGTACGACCGCTGCGAGTGCCGTACGCCCCGGGAGGCGGCCGCGTCCGCCGCCACCGCCAGAGCGAGCAGCAGGCCCACCGCGACGATGAACACCGCGGACGCCGCCTGCACCGCTCGGGTCAGGCCGGGATCGGCGTGCAGCACCGTGGGCCCGGCGGCACACACGCGCCAGCAGTGCGGGTCCAGATACGGATCGTGGAAGAGCAGCAGGCTCGCACCGACCGCACCGGCCGAGGCGTGGGCGGCGACGGTCAGCGCCCGTCCGTGGCGGACCGGTCGCGCGGCCACGGCGAGGTGTACGAGCGCCCCCACCGCGAACGGCGGCACGGCCAGGGCGATCACGCGCAGCAGCGCCGGCCCCTCCCCGGGCGCGTGCAGCAGCGAACGCACCGGTGTGTCCCCCTGCCAGCCCGCCCACAGCGGCGCCAGCCAGACAACCCCCAGTAGCAGCAGGGGCAGTTGGGCACGGGCGAGCGGGGGGCGCCGCAGGACCTGTCCGGCCGTGAGCAGACTCAGCCCCGGCACGAGTGAGGCCGCCGCGAACGGCGTGGACACCCTCGCGTACGAGGTCACCGACGCGGTGCCGACGGCCATGACGGTGGCGGCACCGGCCGCGTAGGCCGACGTCGCCACGAACACCACCGCCCGTGCGGTCCCCGGGCGCGGCAGACGTACGGGCACGACACTCCCCCTCGGTGCGGTACCGGGCCTGCTAGGGCCTGTCGTTTGAATCAGTCCGGCGTCGCGGGGTCTGGCACGCGCATCTGCGGCGTTGTCGTCGGTTGCCGACGCTCCGCGTCGCCGCCCTCCTCCGCCTTGCAGCTGCACGCTCCCCCACGCTCGAACAACCTCGCGCGGGGGTACCCCCATCGCCCCCGCTCGGCCCCGCCGACCCGTCCCCCTTCTTACAGCCGACCTGATCCAAACGACAGGCCCTAGACCAGGCAGTCGGCGGGCACGTCGAGGGCCGGCTGCCGGGGCAGCTTCGCCTTCAGCCTCTCGATCTCCGCGATGAAGGACTTGGTACGCCCGTCCTGCCCGAGACGAGCGTATTCCGGCCGCACAGCGGCCCGCAGTCCCTTCAGGTCGGCCGCGGAAGCCATCGCGAACCGGACCCCGGCCTCGCACAGCTGCACGACCAATTCGCTTTCCTGGTCCGACAGTCGCGGCGAGCGCCGGGCCGCGTCCGTGGCGGCCTCGCTCAGCCAGCCCCGCTGCTCGCGGGTCAGTCCGTCGAGGAGGTCCGTGTCGGCGATCAGCGCGGCCGTCTGCGGCCACAAGTGGACGTTGGCCGTGATGTACGGGGCGCGCAAGGCGTAGTTGTTGATCCGGTGGCCGATGAGGTACATCTCGAATCCGTCGATCCGGCCCTGTTCCAGGGCCCTGTCGCGGATCGGGCCCAGCCCTTCGAACGGCTCGGCACCGAGGCTGCGCAGAGCGCTCGACTGTCCTTCGGACCGGGCAGTGCCGAAGGCGATCCCCCGCCAGTCCGCCGGTCCGAGCAGCGGCTTGCGCACACCCACGGGCCTGCGCAGCCCATCGGCCAGCAGCGCCAGTCCCGTGACGCCGAGCGGCTCGAGGTCCGGCAGCATCCGCTCGGGAATGCCGCTGTCGAGCACGGCACCCTGAAGGGCGTGGCTGTCGACGAGCAGCGGCGCGGTGAGCGCCTGGAACCCCCGTACACCCAGCGAGTCGAAGGCCCGGGTGCCCGCCCAGCCGAGGTCGGCCTTGCCCGCCGCCACATCCCGGACCACGCGTTGTTCGGAGTCGACGGCGAAGTCGCCCCACTCGTGGGCCACTTCGATCCGCAGCGCCCCGCCGGACACCTCGTCCACCCGGTCGACGAAGTACGCCACGGCCGGTTCGTAGTCCAGGTTGGCATAGCCGTTCGCGAGCGTGAGCGCCCGCGGAGCGCCCGGCCCCCCGGCCTTGTCCCCCTGCCCGGCCGCCGTCGTGCAACCCGCCATCACGGCCGCCGCCAGCACCGCAGCAGCGCTCCGGCGACCCCACCACCTCATGCTCATCCGGGCCCCCCTTTCAGGCATGCACCGACCGTAGGCTCCTGGTGTCGTCCGGGCATCGTGGCTGGCACGGATGCCGGGTCCGCCCGTTCACCGACGGGTGAGGGGGATGCGGGCGGAAAGGACGGTCCCCGTCCCCCGGTCGGAGACGAGGCCGAGGGTGCCGCCGAGCGCCTCGACGCGGTCGGCGAGCCCCTTCAGACCACTGCCGCGGCTCGGGTCGGCACCGCCGACACCGTCGTCCCGTACGGTGATCAGGACGGTGGTGTCCGCGCGCCGCACCTCGACCTCGACCCGAGACGCCTCCGCGTGCTTGATCACGTTCGCCAGTGCCTCCGCGACGGCGTAGTAGACGGCGGCCTCGAACTCGCCGGCGAAGCGCTCGTCGACCACGTCGAGCCGAACCGGCAGTGAGTGGCGTGCGGCCAGGGTCGTCAGTGCACTCCTCAATCCGTCTCCGAGTTCGCGCGGATGCAGTCCGAGTGCGAGCGTGCGCAGTTCGTCCGTGGTGCTGTCGAGACGGTCGCCGGCCCGTGCGAGGGCGTCGGCTCCCGGCCCGTCCGGTTTCGCGCCGAGCGCGCGCAGGGTCTCGCGCAGGGCGGTCAGGCGCTGCTGGGGTCCTTCGTGCAGCCGCCGTTCCAACTGCCGCCGTTCCTCGTCGGCGGCGAACAGCAGTCGCCGCTGAGATGCCTTCACCTCGTCAATCTGGGCCCGCAGTTCGGCGTGCAGGGCGGCGTGCGCGGCGGTCAGCCGGGTCGCGGACTCCACGGCTGCCACGAGGGCCGGATCGTCGAGGACGGCCGGGTCGTGCACGAGTACCGCGAAGGGGTGGCCGTCCCGCTCGATCCGGGTCACCGTACGGCCGTCCGCGGCATCCGGCATCTTCACGGGCCGCCCGGACGGGTCGAGGTAATTCCCGTGGGGCGCCTGCCAGTAGCCGACCACCAGCGAGTCGTCGTCGAGTGCCCGCACCAGGCCCTCGCGCAGCAACCCCGAGCGGTGCTCGCCGAGTTCCACGACGAGGTCGGTCACCGTGGCGGGTTCGGACCGCCCACGGATGCCCTGGGCCGCCAGTACGGCGACCGCGCACAGGGCCGCCTCGTACAGCCACAGGGCGGGTGCCATGGCCAGGGGGGTCGCCCCTACGGCCAGCCGTGCCGCGGCGCCTGCGGCCAGCACGGTGCACAGGGCCGTACCGGCCCACAGGACGACTCGGCGGTGCCGTGCTCTGCGGCTGCCCGTGCAGGTGTGCTCGTGGCGGAGCAGGCCGGCAACCGCCGCCGACAGCACGATGGTTGCGGCCTCGTATCGCCACCAGTTCCCGATGGATGCCGCGTAGCCGACCGCGACACCGGCCCGGGCGGCGCGGGAGCGCGGCCACAGGCCGGGGTACGCGAGGAGCAGGTGTATCAGGGCTCCCCGGTGCCAGAACAACAGTGTCCCGGGCTGGACGTTGGCCGCGAACCACGCCACGGAGGTGAGTGCGAGCAGGCTCGCGGCGCCGCGCGCCGTCGGCCAGGCCCAGCAGGCGGCACCGGCGAACGTGGCGCCAACGAGGAGATCAGGGGCCCATCGTCCGGGCTGGTCCCAGCCGAAGGCCAGGGACTCGGAGGCGATGCCGAAGCCGGTCATGGCCGCCATCGCCACGATGGCGGCCATGACCGGCCACTGACTCGCCCTAGGCGAGAAGGAGGCGAAGTGCGGCACCGGACAGCTCACTCTTCAGCAGGAAGCCACGCACGGGAGCATGCGCGACGCGCGGGCCGTAGGTGGCGGCGGGACGGCTGGAGACCAGGACGACCTGGGGCGGATCGGCCAGCCGTGCCAGCCGGCCGGCCACCTCGAACCCGTCGATGTCGGGCAACCGGACGTCCAGCACGACCAGTTCGGGGCCGTACCGGTCGGCGGCCCGCACCCCGTCCACGCCCGTGGCCGACTCGGCGACGACCACGAAGCCGTCCGCCTCCAACAGCAGCCGCGCCGAGGCCCGGAACGCCTCATGATCATCGATCACGAGCACCGTCTCCCTCACCGCAGCATCGTCCCACGCTGCATGGGCGATCCTCCCTCGGATGCTCTTCGTCCCCGTCAACCGCCCGTCGCGCCACCGGAGTCGGCGGCCGGGGCGCTCGCCGCGCTGTCGGCGGAGGGAACGGAGCCGTCGGTGGGCTCTTCCGTCACAGGAGGGTCGGTGACCGGGGGCGGGCCGCTTGCCACGACGAGGGTCACCACGGAGCCGGGTGGAGCGGTTTCACCGGGCAGCGGAGTCTGGCTGATGACCGTACCGGGTGCGTGGGTGTCGGACGTCTCCTCGGTCGTCTCGGACCGCATCCCCTGGCTCTCCAGCAGCTCGCGCGCCTGGTCGACCGGCATGCCCGTGACCTCGGGAAGCACGACCGACGTTGCCGTCTCCTCGGACGACGGTTCGCCGGTCGGTGACGGCGACTCGGGCAGGACCTCGTCGTCGGTGCCGTCGGAGCCGACCTCGCGGGCCAGACCGGTGTCCGGGTCCTCGACGTCGACGAGCTCGTACACCTCCACGGGCTGCTGTTCCGGTGCGGGCCTCACCTTGGTCATCTTCTTCTCGTCGTACGAGGCCCACTTCTTGTTGTCGCCCTTGAACTCCACCTGCGCGCCTTCGACATCGCGGTCGTAGGCGTCGAGCGGGTTGCCGCAGCTGCACTGCACGGCCGGCCGCCCCAACTCGTCGACCAGGACGGCGATACCCGCTTCGAGCAGCGCGTAGAACGCCGTCGCCTTGCCCTTCTTGTAGTCGTGGTTCTTGATGAGCGTGTCGCCCCGCAGCAGTACCGGCGTCAGCTTCTTCACGAAACCGGGGATCTCGCGCACGCTGTCGAGCCGCTGGACCCTGGCCCACTCCTCGGCCTTGCGACGGTTCTCCGGCCTGCCCAGGAAGTCGACGAGTTTCGCCTTGTCGCAACGGGCGGAGTCCTTGGCCCCGCCGTACAGGCCGGGTTCGTCGCCCCGTACCTCACCACCGATGTGGCTGAGCGCCTCGCCCAGAGCTACGTCCGCCCCGAGGCCGATCGCCTTCTTGAAGAAGGGAGATGCCGTCGGCACACCACGTGCGACTGCCTGTACCGCGACCCTGCCGGCACTGACGCACGCCGTCGCCATCAGCCCGACGACAACCAGAACCACCACGAGCGCGACGGAGCCGCGCGCCCTCCCCCGAGTACGTTTCATGATCGCTCGTCTGCTTCCTTCCGGACGTCGATCCACGGCCGCCGGACGACGTGCCGTGGTGACGTCAGTCTGGAAGCGGAGCAGGTGATGACACATCCGTGCAGGCACGGTTCCGTGGGGCGGAGGACGGCGGTACGCGCCAGTGCGTCCACAGCTTCCCGCTCTCGCGGACGGACCCGTACCGTCCGCTGGTCCGCGCACGTCCCACCGGGCTAGAGAATCTCCTGCTCCACCCAAATGACCTTCCCCTCCGCG from Streptomyces davaonensis JCM 4913 encodes the following:
- a CDS encoding sensor histidine kinase; translation: MAAIVAMAAMTGFGIASESLAFGWDQPGRWAPDLLVGATFAGAACWAWPTARGAASLLALTSVAWFAANVQPGTLLFWHRGALIHLLLAYPGLWPRSRAARAGVAVGYAASIGNWWRYEAATIVLSAAVAGLLRHEHTCTGSRRARHRRVVLWAGTALCTVLAAGAAARLAVGATPLAMAPALWLYEAALCAVAVLAAQGIRGRSEPATVTDLVVELGEHRSGLLREGLVRALDDDSLVVGYWQAPHGNYLDPSGRPVKMPDAADGRTVTRIERDGHPFAVLVHDPAVLDDPALVAAVESATRLTAAHAALHAELRAQIDEVKASQRRLLFAADEERRQLERRLHEGPQQRLTALRETLRALGAKPDGPGADALARAGDRLDSTTDELRTLALGLHPRELGDGLRSALTTLAARHSLPVRLDVVDERFAGEFEAAVYYAVAEALANVIKHAEASRVEVEVRRADTTVLITVRDDGVGGADPSRGSGLKGLADRVEALGGTLGLVSDRGTGTVLSARIPLTRR
- a CDS encoding response regulator: MIDDHEAFRASARLLLEADGFVVVAESATGVDGVRAADRYGPELVVLDVRLPDIDGFEVAGRLARLADPPQVVLVSSRPAATYGPRVAHAPVRGFLLKSELSGAALRLLLA
- a CDS encoding TRAP transporter substrate-binding protein, giving the protein MPERGARMSMRWWGRRSAAAVLAAAVMAGCTTAAGQGDKAGGPGAPRALTLANGYANLDYEPAVAYFVDRVDEVSGGALRIEVAHEWGDFAVDSEQRVVRDVAAGKADLGWAGTRAFDSLGVRGFQALTAPLLVDSHALQGAVLDSGIPERMLPDLEPLGVTGLALLADGLRRPVGVRKPLLGPADWRGIAFGTARSEGQSSALRSLGAEPFEGLGPIRDRALEQGRIDGFEMYLIGHRINNYALRAPYITANVHLWPQTAALIADTDLLDGLTREQRGWLSEAATDAARRSPRLSDQESELVVQLCEAGVRFAMASAADLKGLRAAVRPEYARLGQDGRTKSFIAEIERLKAKLPRQPALDVPADCLV
- a CDS encoding histidine kinase, which codes for MPVRLPRPGTARAVVFVATSAYAAGAATVMAVGTASVTSYARVSTPFAAASLVPGLSLLTAGQVLRRPPLARAQLPLLLLGVVWLAPLWAGWQGDTPVRSLLHAPGEGPALLRVIALAVPPFAVGALVHLAVAARPVRHGRALTVAAHASAGAVGASLLLFHDPYLDPHCWRVCAAGPTVLHADPGLTRAVQAASAVFIVAVGLLLALAVAADAAASRGVRHSQRSYVLIPVAVAGLAEAAYAATLLAHRAEDPARQPFAALFVARAAALTLVVLGLGWWAVRQRRRRIAVARLAAGLGAAPPPGSLRAALADALGDARLEVLYRLPESDGYVDATGAPARPAADRERVVTAIHRGGEPIAVVVHHRADAHDRQLEQQIGSAARLAIDNERLRASLLARLAQLRSARARIVETGDEARRRLERDLHDGAQQWLLAVTYELRLAHNAAAAAGDPRAPELADAVEEALAVLAELRETAHGIFPVVLHEAGLEPALWTLADRASVPVQIEAVPPERLPHAVERAVYAVVGAAVDAAQRHRAPFVEVRVERDEPNVVVHLQGVTLDPYDRVADRVGALGGWIENTQDGTRVGFPCD
- a CDS encoding response regulator transcription factor; protein product: MRLVVADDTMLTREGIARLLQDAGHDVVGQAEDGDDLVARTRVARPDAVVVDIRMPPTHTDEGLVAAQRIRAEQPGTGVLVLSQYIEPSYALRLIEERPEGVGYLLKERVSDVAVLTDALRRIRDDETVIDPAIVSRLMNRRRHLDPLQELSPREHEVLGLVAEGLSNKAIGMRLFITERTVEAHVTRVFQKLGLADHADAHRRVLVVLTYLRAHPDALRQP
- a CDS encoding BMP family ABC transporter substrate-binding protein, yielding MRRWTGVALSLVVLLTGGTACGSGARDAGGCAVGVAYGWPGRGDNWLNDLAAAGVDEARAEVGLGPRQVVELSPGDEDTEDHKAERLRQLAAEGCDLVVAVSGEYAGPLATVAADFPAVRFAVADAREITGPNIANLVFAAPEGSYLVGAAAALKSRTGRIGFLGGMRTRELEGFRAGYTAGALAVRPDVTVDNAWIDDGPGGFDDPERARRIATEMYSTGVDVVYQAAGLSGPGVFDAARKAGGLAVGVDVDQYRTAAPEVRDVILTSMIKRLDLAVRRIIVDAHRGDFRPGEIRFDLANNGVGYTTSGGHADDVVPRLEALKAQIVAGRISVPAR
- a CDS encoding PASTA domain-containing protein, which gives rise to MKRTRGRARGSVALVVVLVVVGLMATACVSAGRVAVQAVARGVPTASPFFKKAIGLGADVALGEALSHIGGEVRGDEPGLYGGAKDSARCDKAKLVDFLGRPENRRKAEEWARVQRLDSVREIPGFVKKLTPVLLRGDTLIKNHDYKKGKATAFYALLEAGIAVLVDELGRPAVQCSCGNPLDAYDRDVEGAQVEFKGDNKKWASYDEKKMTKVRPAPEQQPVEVYELVDVEDPDTGLAREVGSDGTDDEVLPESPSPTGEPSSEETATSVVLPEVTGMPVDQARELLESQGMRSETTEETSDTHAPGTVISQTPLPGETAPPGSVVTLVVASGPPPVTDPPVTEEPTDGSVPSADSAASAPAADSGGATGG